Sequence from the Caldisericia bacterium genome:
CAAAATTTTATGCTCATACAGAAATTCCATTAAACATAGGAGATATAGTTGAAATTGAGGAAACAAGACCGCTCTCCAAATTAAAAAGATGGAGAGTTAGAAGAGTTGTTAAAAGAGTTGAAGAAGAGATTATGGAGGTTAATGATGATCAGGCCATATAGTAGATTAAAAGTTGCA
This genomic interval carries:
- the rpsQ gene encoding 30S ribosomal protein S17 — its product is MKKSLIGVVSSNKMQKTVVVKVERMIEHPRYKKIIKRFSKFYAHTEIPLNIGDIVEIEETRPLSKLKRWRVRRVVKRVEEEIMEVNDDQAI